In the Aquimarina spinulae genome, TGCAAAAGTAAATGTTGAAGTAACCACAGGCACTGCACCCTATATTGCAAAAGTCAATAACAAAATAGTAGGAGAGTATACAACGAAGAATTTCACTCTAGACGTACAACATGGAGATGAGTTAGAAGTGTCTTCAAACGTAGATTGTGAAGGCAAACTATCTACCAAAGTTAGCTTGTTTGATCAGGTAAGTATTGCACCCAACCCAACGAAGGGAGATATTACGCTTACTCTTCCCGACACCCAATTACAAACCATAAATGTGTCGATGTATAATGCATTAGGGGCTCAGGTTTCTTCTGGAGTGTATAGCATTACTTCGAGACAAGTAACATTACCTATGGAGCAATTACCACAAGGTATTTACTTTGTATCAATTGATCATGGAGCTACGTTTAAAATTGTGAAACAATAAAGAGAAAACCTTCATTTTTATCATTTCAATTTAACTGATTCTAAACTTATTCACAAGGCTCAATGTGCCCCTAAAGAATAAAGAAATAAGAAGTGAAAAGTATGATGATATGTATGGCCATAGTAAGATACTGCTTAAAGAATATTTGGTAGTAAAATAAAGCTTCAGATTTTTTTAAAGGATTCAAATGTGACTTTTTAAAAAAACGGTGTCCTAATTATAAAGACACTTAAACACATAATAAATGGACCTTAGAATAAAAAAATCAATACTTATAGTTGCTTTGTTATCCCTTAGTATATCCATTTTTGCACAAAAAAAGCCAAAGATTAAAGGAAACAGGATTATAAAAGAACTTACCAAAGATATTCCTGAAACATTTAATACTATCGAAATTGATGACGAATTAGAAATAATTTTAAATCAAAACGATCAAAATGGATATTACCTAAAAACTGATGAAAACCTAATTGATATCGTTCAGTTTAAAGTAACAGATAGTGTATTAAAAATATATACGACCAATAGAATTGTGAGAAGTAGAAAACTAGAAATTAGTTTAAATGTAAAAGAGATAGAGCATATTATACTTAAAAATGATGCTAAAATAAAAAGTGATAAAAAATTATTTTCTGAAAAATTATTTATCACTGGCTATGATTCTAGTTATTTGGATTTGGATGTAAAAGCAGATGATGTTAGAGTTACGTTATATGACAAAGTGAAGGGGAAAATTAAAATCAAATCAAAAAATGTAGCAATTACTATGAATGGCAAAACAGATTTTAAAGCATATGTCATTACAGATAAAATAAAAGTTGCCATGACCAAAGCTGCCGAATTAAATATGGATGGAGATACAGATTATGCTTCTTTTGATGTTAAAGATTCATCGAAACTTAAGGCAAAAAAAATGAAAACTTCTTCTACAGACCTAAATACTTATAATTCTGCAGATGTATATGTATATGCTAAAAGAAATTTAGAGCTTTATGCACAAGGAAAAAGTATAGTGTATGTATATGGTAATCCCGAATTAGATGTTAAAACCCTTACTGATCGGACTAAAATCATAAAAAAGTAATTAACACTACATTAAATTATTTTTTATTACCAACTATAACTTGACTTGGCGTGGGAGGGTGTTTGATTTATCAGACATCCTCTTTTGCTTATAACCTGAGCTCGATGTAAGTGCAATTTTCTATCGAAAATCACTCTGACTGATGTAAATTTTGTTACATCGAACTCACGCCCTATTTCTGCTGTATTATTGTTGTTTTTCTTTTCAAGAAGCAATACACAATGTATCTCTTTATTATTTAAAGAAACAGAGAAGTGATTTCATCTGGGATCCTTGCCGGCCTTAGTGTTTCTTTGTGTAAAAAACACCAACTTGTCTTAGCAGAAACTAATACCTTTTGAGTGATTGTATTTATAATTTTAGTATGACGCTCACTCCTAACACCTCTGTAATTATCGATCCAGGTTTGTAGCGTGACTTCATCATTTTCAAAAGCAGGGCTATGATATTCTATATAATGATTAAGAACTACCCAAACATAAGTATTCCTAATATCTTCATTGGTTCTGGATTCCCAATGCTTTTTAGCAACATCTTGTACCCATTGTAGATATACTACATTATTTACATGATCCATCTCATCTATTGCTGATTTTGGAACCGTAAAATGCAATTCAAAAATTTCGGATTTCATGAACAGGAGAGTTGAGTAGATTAAAAATACAACTATTTTAAAATTTGAAAGAAGATTTGTGATCTAAAATCCTAAAATAAGTTTTGCTATATAAAAGAATAAGAAGATCCCAAAAATATCATTACTTGTTGTGATAAAGGGACCTGTAGCAATTGCAGGATCAATACCTCTTTTATCCAGAATAATAGGAACAAAAGTACCGATAAGCGCTGCTACGATAATAACACTCATAAGTGCTGCTGCTATTGTTAAACTAAACGAGAGTTCATACTTCATAATAAAACCAAAAACAATAATAAGTAGTGCTAATGCAGAACCATTAATTAAACTAAGGCTCACTTCTTTTAATAATCGACTTAATAAACTTCCTTTTACTACATTATTTGCCAACCCTTGTACTATAATTGCAGAGGATTGAACACCAACATTTCCTGCCATGGCAGCAATTAGTGGTGTATAAAAAAATAAATCTCTAATTCTTGGATTGGTCATTACACCTTCAAAGCCCTGCATGATGAATACACTTCCTAATCCTCCAAAAAGGCCTAAAATCAACCAGGGTAATCGTGCTCTGGTAAGTTCCCATACATTATCATCTGCTTCTACATCTTGAGAAATACCCGCAGCTAATTGATAATCTTTCTCAGCCTCATCCTTAATAAAATCTACAATATCATCTATAGTCACTCGACCAACCAATACATTTTCTTTGTCTACTACAGGGATTGCTTCAAGATCATATTTTTGCATAATACGAGCTACTTCTTCTCCTTCGGTATCTACATCTACAGAATCTACTTTAGGGATATATACTTCGCTAATATGAGTTTTTGCAGAGGCAGTAAGTAAATCCTTAAGAGATAGTCTGCCTTTTAACTTTTCATCTTTATCTACAACGTAAATAGAATGTACCCGAGTAACATTTTCTGCCTGTCGCCGCATTTCTCTTACACAACCAGCTACGGTCCAGGTCTCTTTTACCATTACAAGCTCTTTTGCCATTAGTCCACCTGCAGTATCTTCATCATAGGTGAGAAGCTCTTTAATATCTTCTGCACGTTTTTCATCCTCTATCTCTGCAATTACTTTTTCTGCACGATCATCAGGAAGCTCGGCAACAATATCAGCAGCATCATCAGTATCCATTTCTTCTAACTCTTCTGCAATTTCTTTTGCAGAAAGATTCTCCAGAATACGTTCACGAAAATCTTCTTCGAGCTCCATAAGAGCTTCAGATGTTTTTTCGCTATCTAATAATTTAATAAGGTAGGTAGCTTCAGATAAGCCAAGTTCACTAATGATTTCTGCAACATCTGCAAAATGAATTTCACTAAGCATTTCGCGCAGACGAGTATCACCTTCTTCACGGATAAGGCGTCGTACCTGTTCGATTAACTCATTAGAAACTTCAAATTGCATATACTCAGTATTTAGTGATCCCCTTCACAAACGCCCACAAAGATAACCAAAGAATTTAATTGGGCTTTATGAGTGTGTTAAATCACTTAACCTGTTGTTTTTCAATTAATAACGTTAATTCTATAAATTGTTCAACAGACAATTGTTCGGGACGTTTAGTCAGGATTTCTAATGTTTTGATCTCATCATTCAATTCAAAAGTTTTAAGACTATTTCTTAGGGTTTTACGACGTTGTCCAAAAGCAGTTTTGACCACTCTGAAAAATAATTTTTCATCACAAGGTAGAGAATATTCATTTTTTCTAATCAATCGCAATACCCCACTATCTACCTTAGGAGGAGGATTAAAAACATCGGGAGGAACAGTAAATAGATATTCGGCATCATAAAAAGCTTGTGTAAGCACCGAAAGAATACCGTAGGCTTTACTACCCGCTTTTTCGCAAATACGTTGGGCAACTTCTTTTTGAAACATCCCCGTAAATTCAGGAATTCGATCTTTGTTTTCTAATGTTTTAAAAACAATTTGTGTAGAAATATTGTATGGAAAATTACCCGTTATTGCAAATTGCTCTTTGGTAAATAACAGATTTAGGTCATATTTCAGAAAATCTGCCTCTATTACCCGAAATGTAGTATTTCCTCTTAATGCTTCTGTATGCTCGAGATGAAAATTAGTGTTAAGATATTCGATAGACTCCCTGTCTAGATCCATAGCGATAACATCGATATCTTTTTGAAGAATATATTTGGTAAGAACTCCCATTCCCGGGCCAATTTCAACAACATTTTTATAGCCTTGCAAAGTAAGAGTGTCACCAATCTTTTTGGCAATATTCTCATCCTTTAGAAAATGTTGCCCTAGGTGTTTTTTTGCCTTTACTGCAGTTTTTTCGAAAGAAGATTTAGGATTAGAATTATATTTTTTATTTTTTTTTGGTTTACCCATTCCGTTCACTTACAATTTCTAACTCTGTTCTAAACGCTACAAATTTACCAGTAAAACGATTAGATTTTGACCTAAGACGATCCGCATCCTCATCATAGTATTTTTGTAAAGTTTCTTTATTACTTGTCGTATATTGTACAGAATAGGTGATACCTCCCATTTCTTCTTCTACCAATACTTTGGTCATTAATGCTTTACTAAATTTTCCTGTAGAAAGCATATCAGGTATATGCTCTTCTCTCATCCACTCTAACCATTCATCATGGATAGTTTCTTCTATATTTATGGTAACGTTATATATGTACATGTTTATTATTAATGTTTTTGGAAGTCGTATTTAGTATAATGACCAAGGCGCAAAGTTACAAAGAAGTAAAGAGCTACAGGTGATTTAATTTATAGCATCTCCTCTTAGGGTTCTGTATTTTTTTCGTGCTTCTACAAAATAAATACTATCAGCATGATTAAAAATTATCTTTTCGTATAATTCTTTAGCTTTTTCAGGCTCTCCCAACTCATTTACATAGAGTTCGGCTAGCCAATAATAAGCATCATCAACAAGAATATCATCGTTATAAAATTCGATAATTTTTAGATAGTTGATTTTAGCTTTTTCGAATTGCTTTTCTTTTTCAAATAGCTTTGCCTGGCGTAAAAAAGCTTCATCCTCAATTTTTTCACCTTTATGTTGAGTTAAAATAATTTCATACATCGTAATTGCATCCTGATTTTTATTCTGAAAAGCTAATAGATCGGCTTTTGCAAAAATCTTTAAAGCAGTTTGAGTAGAGTCTTCAAGAGAATTATCACTGATAATTAGACTTAACTCCATGGCATCATTTGCAATCAATTGAGAGGTAGAAGATTTTAGTACATCGAGCTGTGTTTGTGCCCATGCAAAATCCCCTTTGTAATAGCTGGTTTTTGCGACTTTAAACCTGGCATCTTGTGCTAGGAAATTATTTTTTAAAGCATTTTGCACCTGGGTATAGTAAATTAACGCCTGATTAAATTTTTGATCCAATACCAGGATGTCTGCAATTTTCATTTTTATTCTGGAAGACTGAAACCTTGATAAGGGTTCTCTATCCAGTATATCTTTTAAAAACAGAATAGCTTCCTGCTTTTTATCCTGATTAAATGCTAGAAAATGTGAATAATCAATTTGTAACCCTATAGTTTCTCTGCCTTTTCCATATTCCTCAAATACAGTATTATACTGTGTTATAATAGTTTTATGTTCTTTTTTGGAAGCATTATCTACTTTTGCTTTCAGGATAATTTTATGAGCAGTAAGCTTCATATCTTTTGAAGCAGGCGTTTCTAGAATATAATTTAGAATTTCTACCGCAGATTTAATGTCTTTTTCCGAAATAGCAATTCTGGCCAGATCTATAATTCCTTCTGGGCTTTCCTGTTTACGTTTGTATATTGCTTTTTCCTGTATAAATGCTTTTTTAAATTCCTTTTGTTGTACAAAAAGCCAGCTTAGCATTTCGTTGTATAAGATATCAGGATTCTGCTGAAGTTTTTTAATCAATAATTTTCTAAATATAACATTTGCCTCACTTGTTGGGGTATCTGTTATGTAGTCACTAAAATTTCGTTGTACAATATTTATATAATTAGGTTGTAATCGCAATAGTGCCAAGTAACTATCGAACATTTTTTCGAGTTTTCCCTGTTCTCCATAAATTTTGGCTAATTGTACATTAAAGTTTGCCCTGGGATTATTTTTCATCCCTTTTTCATAAATTAAAGCTGCTTCATCTAACAGGCTATATTTTTCAAAAGTTTGAGCAAGAGAATAGGCATGATTCGCATTATTGTTATCATAAGTTTCTATGGCCTTATTGTAGTATGTGCGAGCTAGCTCTGTTTTACCTTGTAGATCATAATGATGTCCTAATTCGACTAGAATTTGGGCATTATTTGGAACTTTCTCAATTCTCTTTTTTAGAATACCCTCAGCTTTATCAAAATGTTCTAATTGTTGGTGAGATTCTACTAACCCTAATAAATAATTAATTCGGTTTGGGTTTTTGGTATATAATTTTTGATAGATAGAAAGTGCTTTTTCGTATTGTCCCTGTTGGATATAGTTTTTTGCCAACTGTTCCGACTGCGCAATTGTCGAAAAAGTAAAGAACAGGGCAATATAGAAAAAGATAAAGCGCATTTTGCAAGTTTTTTTGTAAAGATAACAAAATGCGCTTTAGTAATATGTTATGGATCCTTTAATCTATATATTCAAATCCGCAGTAAGGAACCAGTACTTCGGGGATTTTGATACCATTTGGAGTTTGGTAATTTTCTAATATACCTGCAAGTACCCTCGGTAATGCCAATGAACTTCCGTTAAGTGTATGTACCAATTGATTTTTTCCATTTGCATCTTTATATCTTAATTTTAAGCGATTAGCTTGATAAGATTCAAAATTAGATACAGAACTAATCTCTAACCAACGATCCTGTGCTGTCGAGAAAACTTCAAAATCATATGTTAGTGCAGAAGTAAATCCAATATCTCCACCGCAAAGACGTAGTATACGATACGGTAATTGTAAATCGTTAAGAATCCCTTTTATATGATCTACCATTCCATCAAGTGCCTTGTATGAATTTTCAGGGGTCTCGATACGTACAATTTCTACTTTGTCAAATTGATGCAATCGATTTAATCCACGTACATGTGCACCATAAGAACCTGCCTCACGTCTAAAACACGGGGTATATCCTGTACAGCAAATAGGAAGATCACTTTCCTGTAATAGCTCATCTCTAAACATATTGGTTACAGGAACCTCTGCAGTAGGAATAAGATATAAATCATCACCGGTTACATGATACATTTGTCCTTCTTTATCCGGTAATTGTCCCGTACCATATCCCGATGCTTCATTAACAAGATGAGGTACCTGAAACTCTTTATATCCAGCATCAGTATTTTTATCCAAAAAATAACTAATCAAAGCACGTTGTAATCGAGCACCTTTTCCTTTATACACAGGAAAACCAGCCCCCGTTATTTTTACACCCAATTCAAAATCAATAATGTCATATTTTTTGGCAAGCTCCCAATGTGGTAATGCACCTTCTTCTAAGACAGGAATATCACCTTCACGAAAAACCTCTTCATTATCTTCATCACTTTGACCATTAGGAACAGTATCATGAGGAACATTTGGGATTGTATATAATAATTGTATTAATTTCTCCTGGATATCGGTGAGCTCTGTTGATAGTTGCTTAGAACTTTCTTTAAGTTGTGCAGTTTTCTCTTTTAGCAAGTTTGCTTTTTGCTGTTCACCGTTTTTAAACAGTAGCCCTATTTCTTTAGAGAATTTATTAGAATCTGCTAGAGTATTGTCTAATTTGGTCTGTGTGGCACGTCGACTTTCATCCAAGCCAATAATTTCTTCTAAAACAACAGCCGCGTCAAAATTCCTTTTTGTCAAAGCTTTTATATACGCTTCTTTGTTTGCTATGATGTTTTGTACTACTAACATGATATCTTTTTTGGGCGATTTCCGGGCTATTCGTTATATCTTTTTCTTGGCCACCCTAAGCTTATCTAAGGGTATTAATGATCAAGAAAAAGGATGCCACTACTATCCCTATCGCAATGAAGGAGCAAATTTAAAGAAAAGTGAGGTTTTAGATTGTAGTTCTATAGTGAATTTTAAGAAATTTATTCAAACCTATTTAAGAATATAAAAATTTATGCAATTGGGACTTCTATATTAATGACCGTACCTCTTTGAATTACAGAGTCTATGAACATATCTCCGGATAAAGTACTCAAACGAGTTTTTATGTTTTTAAACCCAATTCCATCAACTGCTTTTCCACTCTCAAAACCTACACCATCATCTTCAAAAAGCAGTTGTATCGAATCATCATGGTGATTGAGATAGATATCGATATTTTTGGCTTTAGCATGTTTAAGACAATTAGTTAATAGTTCTTGTATGATCTTAAATAATTCTTCTGTAAGAGTCGGACTAATTTGGTTAATCTGATTTTTGGGATATGGGTGAAATGATATTTGTTGCCCGCTACCATTGATCACATTGTTTATATATTCCTTTATTAAGGAAGTAATCGGATTTTTTTGAAACTTTTTGGGAATGAGGTTGTGAGAAAAATCTCTTACTTGATTATAGGTCTCATCAACTTGTTTAATAATACTAGCTTCTTGATCATCGGTTTTATCCGAGTTAGAAAGTTGCAATTTTATACTCGCCAGATTGCCACCAACACTATCATGTAACTCTCGTGCCAGACGTTGCCTTTCTTTATCTTGCCCTTCCATTGTAGCTTTGATCAGATTTAATTCCTGATCCTTCATCAACCCATATACTTTTTGAGTATTTACCTCTTCTTGCGATTTGTTGAGTGCTATTTGAGTCTTTAGTTTCTGGAAATACATAAACAGTAGGCCAACTACTGGCAGGAGTACAGCGAGAAAACCGATTAAAAATGCTTTTTTGATAGTTCGTTGTCTTTCAAGCTCACTTTCTTTTAATAGTCGCTCTTCTTTAAGCGATAAGATCTCTTTTTCCTTTTGTAGCGTTTGATATTTAACCTCTAGTTCTTTTACAATTTTTTTATTTTGTTTTGTTGTAATTCGATTAGAAACATCTACATATTGAGTCATTAATGCATATGCATTTTTATAATTTCCACGAGTAGCATAAAGACTTTTTAACATCTCGATTACTCTTTTTTGTAACTCTAGCCTATTCCATTGTACAGCATTTACATATGCAGAGTTTAATATCATCTCTGCCGAATCATAATCTTCTAATTTATAATATACTCGACCTATTTGATATACTGCTTCTATATATAAGTCATAGAAATGGTTTTCTTGAGCTTGCTCTTTTGCAGGCATAAAGTACTCCATTGCTTTGATGGTTCGATCACTAAAAAGCTCGATTCTCCCAAGTTTTAATCGAACTTCTATTGATGTTTTATTTGGAGTATCTGGAAGATCTTCTAGTACAGAAAAATAATATGACTTTGCCTTTTCACTATTGTTTTTATAATAATAAATATCTCCTAAAAACTTTCCAGCCAGTATTATGGTTTCTTTATTCCTGGATTCTGCAATGCAAGATTCGAAAATGGGGAGTGCTAGTTCATATTTTTTTTGCTTTAGATATACAATACCCAATCCAAGTTGATGTTTGTAATGCATAGTTTGCATTTCGGGAATAGGAGAATTAGTAATACCTTCAATAAAGTGTTTCATCGCACCATCATAGAGCCCGTTTTTAAGTTTTCCGTGTCCGATAATATGGTTTGCTATAGAAAGATATAATGGTTTGTTGGTGATATTTTCTTTTAGCACTGTTGTTTTTAAAAGATCACCATAATACGTTATAGAATCGGTATTGCCCGCCTGTAGGTGTATTTGAGCTATTTTTTCGATAAGCTGTAGACGCGTGGTAATATCAGGGCTGTTTTTAAGCTGACTATATAACTGTGTATCTACGGTATTAGGTATAATACCAAAAAAAGTATAACCAGTATCTTTCTTGTTTTTTTGACTATTCGCAGAAAAGAAAAACAACAGAAGGATGCTACAAATTCCCTTTATTAGATATGAATGCATTGTAATGATTTTTGTGAGTCCGAAATGAGCTACACAAATTAGAGTGTATAATTTCGGGTTAAAACCGTATTTCCTTGATTTTAAACTATGCAAAACTACATAAGGTTTTGCAATGAAGTGCTATTGGGGTCAAAAAATAACTTAATTTTAGCTTGTTTTATTTAAAAAAAGAGCATTTTAGTTCTTTTTTCTGCTGTAAATGATAAGACTATTTTATTCTTTTTTTTCATATTTGAGAATCCACGGATTTGTAGTAAAATAATTCCACGAAGCACTGGCTAAATCAACTTTTGGATCGATAAGTGTTTGGTATTTTTTACCATTAATAGATACTTTACTACGTACATAGATCGCAATATCTTTTTCTTTTGTGGCATATTCTGC is a window encoding:
- a CDS encoding GIN domain-containing protein; this encodes MDLRIKKSILIVALLSLSISIFAQKKPKIKGNRIIKELTKDIPETFNTIEIDDELEIILNQNDQNGYYLKTDENLIDIVQFKVTDSVLKIYTTNRIVRSRKLEISLNVKEIEHIILKNDAKIKSDKKLFSEKLFITGYDSSYLDLDVKADDVRVTLYDKVKGKIKIKSKNVAITMNGKTDFKAYVITDKIKVAMTKAAELNMDGDTDYASFDVKDSSKLKAKKMKTSSTDLNTYNSADVYVYAKRNLELYAQGKSIVYVYGNPELDVKTLTDRTKIIKK
- a CDS encoding tetratricopeptide repeat protein, which encodes MRFIFFYIALFFTFSTIAQSEQLAKNYIQQGQYEKALSIYQKLYTKNPNRINYLLGLVESHQQLEHFDKAEGILKKRIEKVPNNAQILVELGHHYDLQGKTELARTYYNKAIETYDNNNANHAYSLAQTFEKYSLLDEAALIYEKGMKNNPRANFNVQLAKIYGEQGKLEKMFDSYLALLRLQPNYINIVQRNFSDYITDTPTSEANVIFRKLLIKKLQQNPDILYNEMLSWLFVQQKEFKKAFIQEKAIYKRKQESPEGIIDLARIAISEKDIKSAVEILNYILETPASKDMKLTAHKIILKAKVDNASKKEHKTIITQYNTVFEEYGKGRETIGLQIDYSHFLAFNQDKKQEAILFLKDILDREPLSRFQSSRIKMKIADILVLDQKFNQALIYYTQVQNALKNNFLAQDARFKVAKTSYYKGDFAWAQTQLDVLKSSTSQLIANDAMELSLIISDNSLEDSTQTALKIFAKADLLAFQNKNQDAITMYEIILTQHKGEKIEDEAFLRQAKLFEKEKQFEKAKINYLKIIEFYNDDILVDDAYYWLAELYVNELGEPEKAKELYEKIIFNHADSIYFVEARKKYRTLRGDAIN
- the mgtE gene encoding magnesium transporter — translated: MQFEVSNELIEQVRRLIREEGDTRLREMLSEIHFADVAEIISELGLSEATYLIKLLDSEKTSEALMELEEDFRERILENLSAKEIAEELEEMDTDDAADIVAELPDDRAEKVIAEIEDEKRAEDIKELLTYDEDTAGGLMAKELVMVKETWTVAGCVREMRRQAENVTRVHSIYVVDKDEKLKGRLSLKDLLTASAKTHISEVYIPKVDSVDVDTEGEEVARIMQKYDLEAIPVVDKENVLVGRVTIDDIVDFIKDEAEKDYQLAAGISQDVEADDNVWELTRARLPWLILGLFGGLGSVFIMQGFEGVMTNPRIRDLFFYTPLIAAMAGNVGVQSSAIIVQGLANNVVKGSLLSRLLKEVSLSLINGSALALLIIVFGFIMKYELSFSLTIAAALMSVIIVAALIGTFVPIILDKRGIDPAIATGPFITTSNDIFGIFLFFYIAKLILGF
- the serS gene encoding serine--tRNA ligase → MLVVQNIIANKEAYIKALTKRNFDAAVVLEEIIGLDESRRATQTKLDNTLADSNKFSKEIGLLFKNGEQQKANLLKEKTAQLKESSKQLSTELTDIQEKLIQLLYTIPNVPHDTVPNGQSDEDNEEVFREGDIPVLEEGALPHWELAKKYDIIDFELGVKITGAGFPVYKGKGARLQRALISYFLDKNTDAGYKEFQVPHLVNEASGYGTGQLPDKEGQMYHVTGDDLYLIPTAEVPVTNMFRDELLQESDLPICCTGYTPCFRREAGSYGAHVRGLNRLHQFDKVEIVRIETPENSYKALDGMVDHIKGILNDLQLPYRILRLCGGDIGFTSALTYDFEVFSTAQDRWLEISSVSNFESYQANRLKLRYKDANGKNQLVHTLNGSSLALPRVLAGILENYQTPNGIKIPEVLVPYCGFEYID
- a CDS encoding DUF4286 family protein — its product is MYIYNVTINIEETIHDEWLEWMREEHIPDMLSTGKFSKALMTKVLVEEEMGGITYSVQYTTSNKETLQKYYDEDADRLRSKSNRFTGKFVAFRTELEIVSERNG
- the rsmA gene encoding 16S rRNA (adenine(1518)-N(6)/adenine(1519)-N(6))-dimethyltransferase RsmA → MGKPKKNKKYNSNPKSSFEKTAVKAKKHLGQHFLKDENIAKKIGDTLTLQGYKNVVEIGPGMGVLTKYILQKDIDVIAMDLDRESIEYLNTNFHLEHTEALRGNTTFRVIEADFLKYDLNLLFTKEQFAITGNFPYNISTQIVFKTLENKDRIPEFTGMFQKEVAQRICEKAGSKAYGILSVLTQAFYDAEYLFTVPPDVFNPPPKVDSGVLRLIRKNEYSLPCDEKLFFRVVKTAFGQRRKTLRNSLKTFELNDEIKTLEILTKRPEQLSVEQFIELTLLIEKQQVK
- a CDS encoding histidine kinase, whose product is MHSYLIKGICSILLLFFFSANSQKNKKDTGYTFFGIIPNTVDTQLYSQLKNSPDITTRLQLIEKIAQIHLQAGNTDSITYYGDLLKTTVLKENITNKPLYLSIANHIIGHGKLKNGLYDGAMKHFIEGITNSPIPEMQTMHYKHQLGLGIVYLKQKKYELALPIFESCIAESRNKETIILAGKFLGDIYYYKNNSEKAKSYYFSVLEDLPDTPNKTSIEVRLKLGRIELFSDRTIKAMEYFMPAKEQAQENHFYDLYIEAVYQIGRVYYKLEDYDSAEMILNSAYVNAVQWNRLELQKRVIEMLKSLYATRGNYKNAYALMTQYVDVSNRITTKQNKKIVKELEVKYQTLQKEKEILSLKEERLLKESELERQRTIKKAFLIGFLAVLLPVVGLLFMYFQKLKTQIALNKSQEEVNTQKVYGLMKDQELNLIKATMEGQDKERQRLARELHDSVGGNLASIKLQLSNSDKTDDQEASIIKQVDETYNQVRDFSHNLIPKKFQKNPITSLIKEYINNVINGSGQQISFHPYPKNQINQISPTLTEELFKIIQELLTNCLKHAKAKNIDIYLNHHDDSIQLLFEDDGVGFESGKAVDGIGFKNIKTRLSTLSGDMFIDSVIQRGTVINIEVPIA
- a CDS encoding acyl-CoA thioesterase encodes the protein MKSEIFELHFTVPKSAIDEMDHVNNVVYLQWVQDVAKKHWESRTNEDIRNTYVWVVLNHYIEYHSPAFENDEVTLQTWIDNYRGVRSERHTKIINTITQKVLVSAKTSWCFLHKETLRPARIPDEITSLFL